The Candidatus Roseilinea sp. genome segment GAGATGGCGCAGGCCGGGCGGATGATGGCACGCATGCTCGGCGACAACCGCGCCGAACTCGAGGCCGTGGTGCGCGGCCTCGACGGGCGTTACATCCCGCCTGCGCCCGGCGGCGACTTGATCCGCGATGGCCTAAGTGTGTTGCCCACCGGTCGCAACATCCACGCGATTGACCCGTGGCGCATCCCCAGCGAGCTAGCCTATGCGCGCGGCGCAAAAATCGCCGAAGCCTTGCTGGAGAAGCACCTCGCCGAGAACGCCGGCCAATATCCAGAGACGATCGCGCAGGTGCTCTGGGGCCTGGACACGATCAAGACCAAAGGCGAGGCCATCGGCACGGTGCTGCGCCTAATCGGCGCGCGGCCGCATCACGACGGCCAGGGCAAGATCAGCCACTATGAACTCATCCCGCTGGAGGAGCTGGGCCGGCCGCGCATTGACGTGCTGATGAACCTCAGCCCGATCTTCCGCGACACCTTCGAGCTGCTCATGGATCACCTCGACCGGCTGGTGAAGGACGCCGCGCGCGCCGATGAGCCGGTTGAGATGAACTTCATCAAGAAGCACGTTGAAGCGGCGATGCGCGATGGCATGACGTTTGAGCAGGCGACTGCGCGCTTGTTCACCCAGCCGCCGGGGCAATACGGCACCTACGTGGATGACATGGTGGAGGACTCGGCCTGGCAGTCGCAGGATGACCTCGACCAGTTGTTCGTGCGCCGCAACGCCTACGCCTATGGCGGCGGGCGCAACGGCCAGCATGCGCCAGAGGTCTTGCAGCGCATGCTCAGCACCGTTGGCCGCGTCGTTCAGGAGATTGACTCGGTGGAGTTCGGCGTGGCCGACATAGACCACTACTTCTCGTCGTCCGGCGCACTGCACCTGGCCGCGCGCAAGCGCAGCCGCGCGCCGGTGAAGCTGAATTACATCGAGAGCTACACCGCCGAGACGCGCATTGATGACCTGGATCGGGTGCTGCGCGCTGAGTATCGCACCAAGCTGCTCAATCCGCGCTGGTACGAGGGCATGTTGCACCACGGCCACAGCGGCGCGGCCGAGATCAGCAATCGCTTCACCTACCTGCTGGGCTGGGATGCGGTGAGCGGCTGCGTGGACGATTGGATTTACACCGATGCGGCGAAGACCTATGCGCTCGACCCGGTCATGCGCGAACGCCTGACACAAGCCAACCCGCAGGCGATGCGCAACATCGTGGGGCGGCTGCTGGAGGCCAGCGGACGCGGCTTGTGGAAAGCGGACGACGACACGGTCGAACAACTCAAAGCGCTGTATGCCGATCTGGAAGACCGGCTGGAGGGTGTGGGTTACAACCGATGATGGCCTCTTCCCACTCCCGACTCACGAGTCGGAAATGGGGAGTAGGGAGTAGCAGAGGTTCGGCGCGAAATGATGAAGACGAAAGCGATTGTGATTCCTGCGGCGCATACCGTGGAGCTGCGCGAGGTCGAGCTGAAGCCGCTCGGCGCCGACGATGTGCTGGTGCAAACCACGCTGACCAGCATCAGCGCCGGCACCGAGCGCATGCTGCTGCGCGGCGTGATGCCCCACCCGATGCTGCAATTCCCCGTTGTGCCCGGCTACGAGACGGTGGGCCAAGTGATTGAGGCCGGCGCGAACGCGCGGGCCTGGCTCGGCAAGCGCGTGTATGTCGGCGGCTCCTACGGCTTTGTCGGGGTCAATCCGGCCTTCGGCGGGCAGAGCGCCTACATCGTCGCCCCGCAATCGCATCTGACCGACCTGAAGTCGCTGACCGACGAGCAGGGCGTGCTGCTGGCCCTGGCCGCGACGGCGCTGCACGGTGTGGATGTGGCCTTCGGCGCAGGGCAGGCATTCGGCGGGGAGGCTGCGCCGGAGGTATGGGTGTTGGGGCAGGGCGTCGTCGGCCAACTCGCGGCGCGGTTCGCGAAGGCGCGCGGCGCGCGTGTGACGGTCAGCGACAAGGTGCCCTCGCGCCTGCGGCTGGCCGCAGCCGATGTGAAGTTGCTGGCCGAGGACGGCGCGCTCAAGGCGGAGGACGGATCCGCCGTGGCTGCGCTCGACAAGACGTTTGCGATCTTGATTGACGCGACCGGCAAGATGGAGGCGATTGCCCCGCGCCTGATGAATGTGCAGAAAGGCGGGCGGGTGGTGCTGCTGGGCTATTACGAGCGGATTGACCTGCCCTACATGCCGGCTTTCCTGCGAGAGTTGACCTTTGCGGTGAGCAAAGAGTGGGCGCCGGGCGACCTGGCGCGCGCGCGCGACGCCATTGCGGCCGGTCAGGTCGAAGTGCGCTCGCTCATCACGCATCGCCTGCCGGCCGATGACGCGCCTCGCGCGTTCGATCTGGCTTTCAACGACCCGGACTGTGTGAAGATAACGTTGACTTGGTCTGGCGCGCCGGGCCATTAGCGCGTTGGGTGCTCTGGGTTGTCCTGCCGCTGTGTTGATGCCCGGCCGGCGTTCCGGTCGTGATCACGGCAAAATGCGCAGCGCCGGGCAGGCTCGCAGGCCGGCCATGCGCCGCAGCGGTGCGCAGAACCCCGCGCCGACGCCGATCAGCTCAATGCAGGCCCGGCCCTCAGGTCGGTTGACAGCCGGGAAGGTAGCCCGATGCGTCAAGCCGCGCGCGGCAGGCTAAAGCTGAAGCGTGAGCCGGGTTGCCCATCGTCGTTGCCTTCCACCCAGATGTGGCCGCCGTGGGCTTCGACGATGGCTTTGCTCAGGTATAGCCCTAGGCCGGCGCCGGGAGTGCCGCGCCGGATGGCGCTCTCCGATCGGTAGAAGCGCTCGAAGATTTTGCTGCGTTCCTCCGGCGGCACGCCTATGCCTTGGTCGGCCACGGTGATAATCACTTCGTTCGGCGTAGCGCGGCCGGTGATGCGGATCTCGCTTCCCGGCGGGGAGTATTTCACCGCATTCGAGATCAGGTTGCTGAGGACTTGCGTAATGCGCGCCTCGTCGGCGAACACCAGCGGCATATCGGACGCGATATCGGCGATGACTTTGTGTGATTGCGTCTGCGCCTCAAACTTCTTTGCCACCCGCACCACCAAATCGTCAATATCCAATTCCACCGGCGTCAGCTTAAAGTTGCCGGCCTGAGCGCGCGAGGCGTCGAGCAGGTTCTCGATCAACTCGGCCAGGTGATCCGCTTCCTCCTCGATGACCTTCAGGCTTTCGCGGACGGTTGCCTCATCCCACTGCGCGTCGGCGCGTCGCAGCGTGCTGGCATAACCCTTGATCAGTGCGACAGGCGTCTTCAACTCGTGGGACACCGCCGAGATGAACGTGGCCTTCATCTCCTCCGCCGCGCGAAACCGAGTGAGGTCATGCACGTCGGCGATGATGTTCACCAACCGCCCTTCGCGGTTGAGCAAGGCGGCAAAGGTGATCTCGACGCTGATCACGCCGCCGCCGCGCCGCTGCAGATCGCCCTCGACAAATAGCGTCGGCGATGTCCCCACCATCGGCCAGCCTTTTGCCTCGGCCTCCTCAAGCGTCGTGCCGGCGCGCTTGTTCTTCAGCACGAGCACCTCCTCGAACTTTTTGCCGATCGCCTCGGCGGCCGGAACGCCGATGAGGTTCGACATGGCGCGGTTGAACATTTGAATGCGATGCGCGCCGTCCATGATGACCACGCCGTCGGCGCTAAACTCGAGGATCGCATCCAGCCGGCGCTTTTCGTGCGTGAGCTGCTCGTACAGGCGGGCGTTGTTGACGGCAATAGCGGCTTGATCGGCGAAGCTCTGCAGGATCCGTCGGTCGTCGCGGCTGAACCCCCCGCCTCGAATGCGGAAGACGTAGAGCGCCCCGAGAAACTCGTCCCCTTCCACCTTCAGCGGCAGCGAGACCACCTCCCAGAACCCCAACCCCACGCTCTCTGCAATGGCCACAAGATTGCGCTCCAGCGCCGTCACAGCCTCGTCCACATTCTCCGTCCGTTGAAGAATTGGCCTGAGCTGCTCTAACAAGGGTTGGGGAATTCCGTAGGATTGCCGTATGGTGTAACGCGCGTCTGGCTCAACCAGCGCGATGAGCGCCGCCTGGCCATTCAGCATGTCCGTCGCCTGTTGCAAGATCAGCCGCAACACCTCGCTCAAGTTGAGCCGCGAGGTCAGCGCGCGGCTGATCTCCAGCAGGTAATCGCGCTGGCGGACGCGGTAGTCGGGTAGCATGTTCCTCCTTATACTGAACGGCGGCTGAGTGATTTATACTGGCAGCCGTAATCTCACGCTCGACTAATATACCCGTGGTATTCGTATGGTCCTGAGACTGGGTCGGTTGCGCGGGTGATCATCCGGCTTTCGATAAAGGGACAAAGCGATGCCTAAGAGTCTACGAAACAACGTTATTCCGATCATCTTGATTACGCTGGTGATCGCATACGCGGTGATGCAGTTTGCGAGCACCACGCGGCGAGCCGAGAACGCTGACCTGACCGAACTCGTTCGCCAGATTAACGCCGGCAATATCACCGAGCTGACGATCTCCGCCGATGGCGCCACCATCCGTGCGCGTCGCAAAGATGCGCCTGCCATGCCCCTTGTCGTGAACAAGGAAACGAACGTGGACGCCAGCGCACTGC includes the following:
- a CDS encoding alcohol dehydrogenase, translated to MMKTKAIVIPAAHTVELREVELKPLGADDVLVQTTLTSISAGTERMLLRGVMPHPMLQFPVVPGYETVGQVIEAGANARAWLGKRVYVGGSYGFVGVNPAFGGQSAYIVAPQSHLTDLKSLTDEQGVLLALAATALHGVDVAFGAGQAFGGEAAPEVWVLGQGVVGQLAARFAKARGARVTVSDKVPSRLRLAAADVKLLAEDGALKAEDGSAVAALDKTFAILIDATGKMEAIAPRLMNVQKGGRVVLLGYYERIDLPYMPAFLRELTFAVSKEWAPGDLARARDAIAAGQVEVRSLITHRLPADDAPRAFDLAFNDPDCVKITLTWSGAPGH
- a CDS encoding histidine kinase gives rise to the protein MLPDYRVRQRDYLLEISRALTSRLNLSEVLRLILQQATDMLNGQAALIALVEPDARYTIRQSYGIPQPLLEQLRPILQRTENVDEAVTALERNLVAIAESVGLGFWEVVSLPLKVEGDEFLGALYVFRIRGGGFSRDDRRILQSFADQAAIAVNNARLYEQLTHEKRRLDAILEFSADGVVIMDGAHRIQMFNRAMSNLIGVPAAEAIGKKFEEVLVLKNKRAGTTLEEAEAKGWPMVGTSPTLFVEGDLQRRGGGVISVEITFAALLNREGRLVNIIADVHDLTRFRAAEEMKATFISAVSHELKTPVALIKGYASTLRRADAQWDEATVRESLKVIEEEADHLAELIENLLDASRAQAGNFKLTPVELDIDDLVVRVAKKFEAQTQSHKVIADIASDMPLVFADEARITQVLSNLISNAVKYSPPGSEIRITGRATPNEVIITVADQGIGVPPEERSKIFERFYRSESAIRRGTPGAGLGLYLSKAIVEAHGGHIWVEGNDDGQPGSRFSFSLPRAA